The Frondihabitans australicus genome includes a region encoding these proteins:
- a CDS encoding zinc-ribbon domain-containing protein, producing the protein MPEPIDAWWARRQTSRGQAVPYAVGAYREAWASYPALVRQYHPEFNSGIVLSQIPPAADVYLCWQCEVGHLFVATPDEQRSRPGRQRRRSAWCPQCSEGAGTRPKAPAIPMRPGRLAETGTDWLSTASSLERRPLRPDRPAATRRPAVERVCPKTPRLADGVAFVSSCAPLPASAVEQELRAALAERLSFTADVNAVKLPRPFFDHLEAWPDVVIPELQVAVEYDSTGRHGLEHVGAREAADRRKDRSLRGVRWEVVRIRTGRLPALGPFDLTVAGLSRSTVPRLLDTFRAIRGPLFVDAYLR; encoded by the coding sequence GTGCCCGAGCCGATCGACGCCTGGTGGGCGCGACGGCAGACGTCGCGCGGGCAGGCCGTGCCCTACGCCGTGGGCGCCTACCGCGAGGCGTGGGCCTCGTACCCCGCGCTCGTCCGCCAGTATCACCCCGAGTTCAACTCCGGCATCGTCCTGAGCCAGATCCCGCCCGCCGCCGACGTCTACCTCTGCTGGCAGTGCGAGGTCGGCCATCTCTTCGTCGCGACGCCCGACGAGCAGCGATCGCGACCAGGTCGGCAGAGGCGGCGGTCGGCGTGGTGCCCGCAGTGCTCGGAGGGGGCCGGCACCCGACCGAAGGCGCCGGCGATCCCGATGCGGCCCGGGCGGCTGGCAGAGACCGGCACCGACTGGCTGAGCACGGCGTCGTCTCTCGAGCGCAGACCCCTGCGCCCCGACCGCCCCGCGGCGACACGTCGGCCGGCGGTCGAGAGGGTGTGCCCGAAGACGCCGCGGCTTGCCGACGGGGTGGCGTTCGTCAGCTCCTGCGCCCCGCTCCCGGCGTCGGCCGTCGAGCAGGAGCTTCGGGCCGCGCTCGCCGAGAGGCTCTCGTTCACGGCCGACGTCAACGCGGTGAAGCTGCCGCGACCGTTCTTCGATCACCTCGAGGCGTGGCCCGACGTCGTGATTCCAGAGCTGCAGGTGGCCGTCGAGTACGACTCGACGGGGCGCCACGGACTCGAGCACGTCGGTGCGCGCGAGGCAGCCGACCGCCGCAAAGACCGGTCCCTGCGGGGCGTGCGATGGGAGGTCGTGCGGATCCGCACGGGGCGGCTGCCCGCGCTTGGCCCGTTCGACCTGACCGTGGCCGGGCTGTCGCGCTCGACCGTGCCGCGGCTGCTCGACACGTTCCGGGCGATCCGCGGGCCGCTCTTCGTCGACGCCTACCTGCGCTGA
- a CDS encoding SDR family NAD(P)-dependent oxidoreductase, translating into MDLQLTGRVALVVGGAGYIGSAITTRLRAEGATTIVASRRPGEGQSGEGAPGERVVLDTSDPASVSAAIDEVLAAHGRIDALIVTAAPSAQTLDPAKHADPEQALEAINGKAMGFLRVANAVLPSMSERGFGRVVVLSGQNAYIASSITASVRNGATNIIAKNLADSLAGSGVQVNVVNPGVVADDPKGDVDLARGGESSPTQIADLVAFLCSPLSALSGESISIAHRMRGIVTL; encoded by the coding sequence ATGGATCTGCAGCTGACCGGCCGTGTCGCACTCGTCGTCGGAGGGGCCGGCTACATCGGCTCCGCGATCACCACCCGGCTGCGGGCGGAGGGGGCGACGACGATCGTCGCATCACGTCGACCGGGCGAGGGGCAGTCGGGCGAGGGCGCACCGGGCGAGCGCGTGGTGCTGGACACCTCGGATCCTGCGTCCGTCAGCGCCGCGATCGACGAGGTGCTCGCGGCGCACGGCCGCATCGACGCACTCATCGTCACAGCCGCGCCCAGCGCCCAGACTCTCGACCCGGCGAAGCACGCCGACCCCGAGCAGGCGCTCGAGGCGATCAACGGCAAGGCCATGGGCTTCCTTCGCGTGGCCAACGCCGTGCTGCCGTCGATGAGCGAGAGGGGCTTCGGCCGCGTCGTCGTGCTGAGCGGCCAGAACGCCTACATCGCCAGCAGCATCACGGCGTCGGTGCGGAACGGCGCGACGAACATCATCGCGAAGAACCTCGCCGACTCCCTCGCCGGCTCGGGTGTGCAGGTCAACGTCGTCAATCCGGGCGTGGTCGCCGACGACCCGAAGGGCGACGTCGACCTCGCGCGCGGCGGGGAGTCCAGCCCGACGCAGATCGCCGATCTCGTGGCGTTCCTATGCTCACCGCTGTCGGCACTCAGCGGCGAGTCGATCTCGATCGCCCACAGGATGCGCGGCATCGTCACGCTCTGA
- a CDS encoding MarR family transcriptional regulator, whose product MEDPLSLDRQVCFALAAASRSVIALYRPVLEPLGLTHPQYLVMLALWERSPRTVRGIGDALALDSATLSPLLKRLEAAGLLTRSRSAADERAMDVALTPAGAALRKQALAVPGQIVERLGLPLAQLERVRDELTELLAAARDSSPRGDGGERHSGLGSGHDLPRGDGRAGRADRSGPGVERLPSAPRARPHARRARGTQ is encoded by the coding sequence GTGGAAGATCCTCTGAGCCTCGACCGACAGGTCTGCTTCGCGCTCGCCGCCGCGAGCCGGAGCGTGATCGCCCTCTACCGGCCCGTGCTCGAGCCGCTCGGCCTGACGCACCCGCAGTACCTCGTGATGCTCGCGCTCTGGGAGCGCAGCCCCCGGACGGTGCGGGGGATCGGAGATGCGCTCGCGCTCGACTCCGCCACCCTGTCGCCGCTGCTCAAGCGGCTGGAGGCGGCCGGTCTGCTCACGCGGTCGCGCAGCGCCGCGGACGAGCGGGCGATGGACGTCGCCCTGACGCCGGCGGGCGCCGCGCTCCGCAAGCAGGCGCTGGCGGTGCCGGGACAGATCGTCGAGCGCCTCGGGCTGCCCCTGGCTCAGCTGGAGCGGGTGCGCGACGAGCTGACCGAGCTGCTCGCGGCTGCGCGCGATTCTTCCCCTCGGGGGGATGGTGGCGAGCGACACTCAGGTCTAGGGTCGGGCCATGATCTTCCTCGTGGTGATGGCCGGGCTGGCCGTGCTGATCGCTCTGGCCCTGGTGTCGAACGTCTTCCGTCGGCGCCACGCGCTCGGCCTCACGCGCGCCGAGCGCGCGGAACGCAGTGA
- a CDS encoding SDR family NAD(P)-dependent oxidoreductase, with the protein MGARAAAPVTAVSVRAHLESLFSLEGRTAIVTGGSSGIGLAIATSLALAGATTALVAREETRLDDAVRQIRAAGAEAVAVPGDLSSRDGARAAAEAAVLAVGEPDILVNSAGINLRPPLDELDDDVWDATMGVNLEAPFVLGQRFGPAMASRGFGRIISISSQQAHRAFVQSGAYGVSKAGLEGLARSQAEAWGERGVTSNVLVPGFVLTALNRRLASDPERVEALAARTVVGRNGVADDFAGVAVWLASTSAAYVTGQSIAVDGGFSVH; encoded by the coding sequence GTGGGCGCTCGAGCGGCGGCTCCTGTGACCGCGGTGTCGGTGCGCGCGCACCTCGAATCGCTCTTCTCTCTGGAGGGCCGAACCGCGATCGTCACCGGCGGCAGCTCCGGCATCGGTCTGGCGATCGCGACCAGCCTCGCGCTCGCCGGGGCGACGACGGCTCTCGTCGCCCGCGAAGAGACTCGACTCGACGACGCCGTTCGACAGATCCGGGCGGCAGGAGCCGAGGCCGTCGCGGTGCCCGGCGACCTCTCGTCGCGTGACGGCGCTCGTGCGGCGGCGGAAGCGGCCGTCCTCGCCGTCGGAGAGCCCGACATCCTGGTCAATTCGGCCGGAATCAACCTCCGCCCACCCCTCGACGAGCTGGACGACGACGTCTGGGACGCCACGATGGGCGTGAACCTCGAGGCGCCGTTCGTGCTCGGTCAGCGGTTCGGCCCCGCCATGGCGTCGCGCGGATTCGGCCGCATCATCTCGATCTCGTCGCAGCAGGCGCACCGCGCGTTCGTTCAGAGCGGCGCGTACGGGGTGTCGAAGGCGGGCCTCGAAGGGCTCGCGCGCTCGCAGGCGGAGGCGTGGGGGGAGCGCGGGGTGACGAGCAACGTGCTCGTGCCGGGGTTCGTGCTCACGGCGCTGAACCGGCGGCTGGCGTCGGATCCCGAGCGGGTCGAGGCGCTCGCAGCGCGAACCGTCGTCGGGCGCAACGGGGTCGCGGACGACTTCGCCGGAGTGGCCGTGTGGCTCGCCAGCACATCGGCGGCCTACGTGACGGGGCAGTCGATCGCCGTCGACGGCGGGTTCTCGGTGCACTGA
- a CDS encoding LuxR C-terminal-related transcriptional regulator, which translates to MTEAITVVIVDDHSIFRSGLRADLDETLAVVGEAASVDEAVEVIVETQPGVVLLDVHLPGGAGGGGAEVLRRAAPQCPGTRFLALSVSDSAEDVVGVIRAGARGYITKGSSGAEVSRAVHAVADGDAVFSPRLAGFVLDAFGTAAGEQAEASDELDRLSAREREVMRLIARGFAYKEVAAELFISVKTVETHVSSVLRKLQLSSRHELTAWALERRLL; encoded by the coding sequence ATGACCGAGGCCATCACCGTCGTGATCGTCGACGACCACTCGATCTTCCGCTCCGGCCTCCGCGCCGACCTCGACGAGACACTCGCGGTCGTCGGCGAGGCGGCGTCCGTCGACGAAGCCGTCGAGGTCATCGTCGAGACGCAACCCGGGGTCGTCCTGCTCGACGTCCACCTCCCCGGCGGCGCCGGCGGAGGCGGCGCGGAGGTCCTCCGCCGGGCCGCGCCGCAGTGCCCGGGCACGCGCTTTCTCGCGCTCAGCGTCTCGGACTCCGCCGAGGACGTCGTCGGCGTGATCCGCGCGGGTGCCCGCGGCTACATCACGAAAGGCTCCTCAGGAGCCGAGGTCAGCCGGGCGGTGCACGCCGTGGCCGACGGCGACGCCGTGTTCTCGCCGCGCCTCGCGGGATTCGTGCTCGACGCCTTCGGCACCGCCGCGGGCGAGCAGGCTGAGGCGAGCGACGAGCTCGACCGGCTGTCCGCTCGCGAGCGCGAGGTCATGCGCCTCATCGCCCGCGGGTTCGCCTACAAGGAGGTCGCGGCCGAGCTCTTCATCTCGGTGAAGACGGTCGAGACCCACGTGTCGAGCGTCCTGCGGAAGCTGCAGCTGTCATCGCGCCACGAGCTCACGGCGTGGGCGCTCGAGCGGCGGCTCCTGTGA
- a CDS encoding ATP-binding protein, whose protein sequence is MSTTTRDAGGRPEARRLTRPRDCAVSGVSVSVAEHLRWPVSVVRWTFVLLNLASGAGVLLYLWLWAMTPLRGTTEADGPVRRRVAVPLLLAWTAAAIALFSGAAVLAFGAVGTLAVTVPLTVALALGAVGWSRFVEPPNGAAAVGGALAVRISVGAGLVLLGFLLAVTSLSPGAGWLWLLVILVSLGVAAVAVGPEVLILRRQLSTQRIDRVRTEQRAEIAAHLHDSVLQTLALIQNRAGASSEVARIARAQERELRDWLYAGSSAPERDVASEIRDTAAALELDHSVRIDVVVVGMAQEPGQGAAELVAAAREAMLNAARHAGGDVSVYVEATSAAIDVFVRDRGPGFDVNEVPDDRLGVRESILGRMKRAGGTATVRRGAGGVGTEVHLHLDLAVIPAAGPGGSAGSPSSAPDPTGGAA, encoded by the coding sequence GTGAGCACGACGACACGCGACGCAGGCGGGCGCCCCGAGGCGCGACGCCTGACGCGCCCCCGCGACTGCGCCGTGAGCGGCGTGAGCGTGAGCGTCGCCGAGCACCTGCGCTGGCCGGTGAGCGTCGTGCGCTGGACCTTCGTGCTGCTCAACCTCGCGTCGGGCGCCGGCGTGCTGCTCTATCTCTGGCTCTGGGCGATGACGCCGCTGCGCGGAACGACGGAGGCCGACGGGCCGGTCCGTCGTCGAGTGGCCGTGCCGCTGCTCCTGGCCTGGACGGCCGCGGCGATCGCGCTGTTCTCGGGTGCCGCGGTCCTGGCGTTCGGCGCCGTCGGCACGCTCGCGGTCACCGTGCCGTTGACCGTCGCGCTCGCGCTCGGGGCCGTCGGGTGGAGCCGGTTCGTCGAGCCGCCGAACGGTGCCGCGGCCGTCGGCGGTGCGCTCGCCGTTCGGATCTCTGTCGGCGCGGGGCTGGTGCTGCTCGGCTTCCTGCTGGCGGTGACGTCGCTGAGTCCGGGCGCGGGATGGCTGTGGCTCCTCGTGATCCTGGTCTCCCTGGGGGTCGCCGCCGTGGCCGTCGGGCCGGAGGTGCTGATCCTGCGCCGTCAGCTCTCGACGCAGCGCATCGACCGGGTGCGCACCGAGCAGCGGGCCGAGATCGCCGCGCACCTGCACGACTCGGTGCTGCAGACCCTCGCCCTCATCCAGAACCGGGCGGGTGCGTCGAGCGAGGTGGCCCGCATCGCACGTGCCCAGGAGCGCGAGCTGCGCGACTGGCTCTACGCCGGCTCCTCCGCACCCGAGCGTGACGTCGCGTCCGAGATCCGCGACACCGCGGCCGCCCTCGAGCTCGACCACTCGGTGCGCATCGACGTCGTCGTGGTCGGCATGGCGCAGGAGCCGGGGCAGGGCGCTGCCGAGCTGGTCGCCGCCGCCCGCGAGGCCATGCTCAACGCCGCCCGCCACGCCGGGGGCGACGTGTCGGTCTACGTGGAGGCGACCTCGGCGGCGATCGACGTCTTCGTCCGCGACCGCGGGCCGGGATTCGACGTCAACGAAGTGCCCGACGACCGGCTCGGCGTGCGCGAGTCGATACTGGGACGCATGAAGAGAGCGGGCGGCACGGCGACGGTGCGGCGAGGGGCCGGCGGTGTCGGCACGGAGGTGCACCTGCATCTCGATCTGGCCGTGATCCCGGCTGCCGGGCCCGGTGGCTCCGCGGGCTCGCCGTCGTCCGCGCCCGACCCGACCGGAGGTGCCGCATGA
- a CDS encoding Ig-like domain-containing protein encodes MRKLTRAAVLGATVAVAGIALLPTAANAAENVVQVPLAQGATGDLVWSFTNTGAAVNNLRDGSTIAFSAPTGTTFPGQTTVPSYFGTVGTGNAMHYTGCTVSNAGKTLTCDVNMNGLTNISWGTNGTFIATPKVTVAANAAPGAYTSSSATLNLTGSNGSITASAGLRVKVTMAAPQFSSVDNSGDTTVLKGSGTPGATIAVKDASGNTIGAATVGSDGSWSVDLGADFSNGSGDLTVTQSLNGETSPEATFAGADLPVINSAIAGGAGLATLLGAGAFLLRRRMA; translated from the coding sequence ATGCGAAAGCTCACTAGGGCCGCCGTGCTCGGCGCCACCGTCGCCGTCGCTGGCATCGCCCTGCTCCCCACCGCGGCCAACGCGGCCGAGAACGTCGTCCAGGTTCCCCTCGCGCAGGGCGCCACCGGCGACCTCGTGTGGTCGTTCACGAACACCGGCGCAGCTGTGAATAATCTGCGAGACGGCAGCACCATCGCGTTCTCCGCTCCGACGGGCACCACATTCCCCGGCCAAACGACCGTCCCCTCCTACTTCGGCACCGTGGGCACCGGCAACGCCATGCACTACACGGGCTGCACCGTCTCGAACGCCGGCAAGACCCTCACCTGCGACGTCAACATGAACGGACTCACGAACATCAGTTGGGGAACCAACGGCACGTTCATCGCCACCCCGAAGGTCACCGTCGCCGCGAACGCAGCCCCGGGCGCCTATACCTCCTCCTCCGCCACGCTCAACCTGACCGGAAGCAACGGCAGCATCACCGCCTCAGCGGGTCTCCGCGTCAAGGTCACGATGGCTGCGCCGCAGTTCAGCAGTGTGGACAACTCGGGCGATACGACCGTCCTGAAGGGCAGCGGCACCCCCGGCGCAACCATCGCCGTGAAGGACGCCAGTGGCAACACCATCGGCGCTGCGACCGTTGGGTCCGACGGCAGCTGGTCGGTCGACCTCGGCGCCGACTTCTCCAACGGGAGCGGCGACCTCACCGTCACGCAGTCGCTCAATGGCGAGACCTCGCCTGAGGCGACCTTCGCCGGCGCAGACCTCCCGGTCATCAACTCGGCGATCGCCGGCGGCGCCGGCCTGGCGACCCTCCTCGGCGCGGGTGCCTTCCTGCTCCGCCGTCGCATGGCCTGA
- a CDS encoding PspC domain-containing protein, which yields MSDHTTTSAAGDDATSRPRPAPGQGFFDWVRRLGLQRGDAWIGGVCGGIAARLGIDPIIVRGIAVVVALLGGPAFLLYALAWLLLPDTQGTIHLERLIGGVFDAAAAGVAIFVLLAFLPIAQGVWWAAAWPFGSAASWAVSLGKVFWSVLVIAAIVALVVWLSRRAGGRGGWGPSPWAGAGPGGYGTSASAAPEDGAGGAGAATSTAADPAPSGFVPGAAPTGPNGPAPADVADWRARQAEWRTRYDSWKVEEAARAEQRREQRRAQSAEAAKWQADALEKARLRRLASPRTSGAYVAASLGVALIVGAIAAAVSWGDASLHEFQAVYGFAAATVVIGVSMIVAGLSRRRSGFLAFVAIVLTVITVGLLASPSIPSPYSLLTYPFSLVFR from the coding sequence ATGTCAGATCACACCACGACCTCCGCCGCGGGAGACGACGCCACGTCGCGTCCCCGCCCCGCCCCCGGTCAAGGCTTCTTCGACTGGGTGCGCCGCCTCGGCCTCCAGCGCGGCGACGCCTGGATCGGCGGCGTCTGCGGCGGCATCGCCGCCCGCCTCGGCATCGACCCCATCATCGTGCGCGGCATCGCCGTCGTCGTCGCGCTCCTTGGAGGCCCGGCGTTCCTCCTCTACGCCCTCGCCTGGCTCCTGCTGCCCGACACCCAGGGCACCATCCACCTCGAACGCCTGATCGGCGGCGTGTTCGACGCCGCCGCCGCGGGTGTTGCGATCTTCGTGCTGCTCGCCTTCCTGCCGATCGCGCAGGGCGTGTGGTGGGCGGCCGCGTGGCCGTTCGGCAGCGCCGCGAGCTGGGCCGTGTCGCTCGGCAAGGTGTTCTGGAGCGTCCTCGTCATCGCCGCGATCGTCGCCCTCGTCGTCTGGCTGTCCAGGCGCGCGGGCGGCAGGGGCGGCTGGGGGCCGTCGCCGTGGGCGGGTGCAGGGCCCGGAGGCTACGGTACGTCGGCGTCGGCCGCCCCGGAGGACGGCGCCGGTGGAGCGGGGGCTGCCACGAGTACGGCTGCGGATCCTGCGCCCAGCGGCTTCGTGCCCGGCGCCGCGCCCACCGGCCCGAACGGACCAGCCCCGGCCGACGTCGCCGACTGGCGCGCCCGGCAGGCCGAGTGGCGCACCCGGTACGACTCGTGGAAGGTCGAGGAGGCCGCGCGCGCCGAGCAGCGCCGCGAACAGCGCCGGGCGCAGTCGGCCGAGGCGGCGAAGTGGCAGGCCGACGCGCTCGAGAAGGCGCGCCTGCGACGCCTGGCCTCGCCGCGGACGAGCGGTGCCTACGTCGCCGCCTCGCTCGGAGTAGCCCTGATCGTCGGCGCCATCGCGGCAGCGGTCTCGTGGGGCGACGCGTCGCTGCACGAGTTCCAGGCCGTCTACGGGTTCGCGGCGGCCACCGTCGTGATCGGCGTCTCGATGATCGTCGCGGGCCTCTCGCGGCGCCGGAGCGGATTCCTCGCCTTCGTCGCGATCGTGCTCACCGTCATCACGGTCGGGCTGCTGGCCTCGCCGTCGATCCCGTCGCCGTACTCCCTGCTCACCTACCCGTTCTCCCTCGTCTTCCGATGA
- a CDS encoding Ig-like domain-containing protein, which translates to MRKLTKAAVLGATVAAAGIALFPAAANAAPSNVTASIAPGETGLVTWTTTAPVAGTTDTSFQVDINLANVVTMPAQSSVPLYINGTRVSDMTNCAPNRYAFLLTCTAPALTLAAGDVITVTPTATVNPGTAPGVYPGSAASFAYRDTSGAVVTAAKGNSSITVGEAAALAAPAVDNVSNASGSTVISGTGVAGATIQIKNPAGAVIGTTTVAADGSWSVDMGSDMSQSPEDLAVTQAMNGQTSPATMIDGAALPVINPAIAGGAGLAALLGAGAFLLRRRMA; encoded by the coding sequence ATGCGCAAGCTCACCAAGGCCGCCGTCCTCGGCGCCACCGTCGCCGCCGCCGGCATCGCCCTCTTCCCCGCTGCCGCCAACGCGGCCCCCTCGAACGTCACCGCGTCGATTGCTCCCGGCGAGACCGGCCTCGTGACCTGGACGACGACGGCTCCCGTCGCCGGAACGACGGATACGTCCTTTCAAGTCGATATCAATCTGGCCAACGTCGTGACCATGCCGGCGCAGAGCTCCGTTCCGCTCTACATCAACGGCACCCGAGTCTCGGACATGACCAACTGCGCACCAAACAGGTACGCCTTCCTTCTTACCTGCACTGCTCCCGCACTCACCCTCGCGGCCGGTGATGTCATCACGGTCACTCCCACTGCGACCGTCAATCCCGGAACTGCCCCGGGTGTTTACCCGGGCAGCGCGGCATCCTTCGCCTACAGGGACACCTCGGGCGCCGTCGTGACCGCCGCGAAGGGCAACTCGTCGATCACCGTGGGCGAGGCAGCCGCACTGGCGGCTCCGGCGGTCGACAACGTGTCGAACGCGAGCGGGTCGACCGTGATCAGCGGCACCGGTGTCGCCGGCGCGACGATCCAGATCAAGAACCCGGCCGGCGCGGTCATCGGCACCACCACGGTCGCCGCCGACGGGTCATGGTCGGTCGACATGGGCTCCGACATGTCGCAGAGCCCCGAAGACCTCGCCGTCACCCAGGCCATGAACGGCCAGACCTCGCCCGCCACCATGATCGACGGCGCCGCGCTGCCCGTCATCAACCCGGCCATCGCCGGCGGCGCCGGCCTCGCCGCCCTCCTCGGCGCCGGAGCCTTCCTCCTCCGCCGCCGCATGGCGTAA
- a CDS encoding Ig-like domain-containing protein produces the protein MRKLTKAAVLGATVAVAGIALLPTAANAAENVVQVPIAQGQSDDLVWSFTNAATAFYNIENGGQITFNAPANTTFPAQQTVTTHYGDLSTGNALTLTSCSTGAAGKTLTCSVSVPNSNVAWPANGRFLFAPKVTVAADATPGAYTGAASTLNLTSSTTTDTFSASAALRVKVTMAAPTFNKADNSSGSTVLSGNGTPGATINVKNAAGDIIGTTTVAADGSWSVDLGTDLSDGASALTISQSLNGETSPETTVDAADLPVINAAIAGGAGLAALLGAGAFLLRRRMA, from the coding sequence ATGCGAAAGCTCACCAAGGCCGCCGTCCTCGGCGCCACCGTCGCCGTCGCCGGCATCGCCCTCCTGCCCACCGCTGCCAACGCGGCCGAGAACGTCGTCCAGGTCCCGATCGCCCAGGGTCAGAGCGACGACCTCGTCTGGAGCTTCACCAACGCCGCCACCGCCTTCTACAACATCGAGAACGGCGGCCAGATCACCTTCAACGCTCCGGCCAACACGACCTTCCCCGCCCAGCAGACCGTGACCACGCATTACGGCGACCTGTCCACCGGCAACGCCCTGACTCTGACCTCGTGCTCGACCGGCGCGGCGGGCAAGACGCTGACCTGCTCCGTGTCCGTTCCCAACTCGAACGTCGCGTGGCCCGCCAACGGGCGCTTCCTCTTCGCGCCGAAGGTCACGGTTGCGGCAGACGCGACCCCCGGCGCCTACACCGGCGCCGCGTCGACGCTCAACCTCACGAGCTCGACGACGACCGACACCTTCTCAGCCTCGGCCGCCCTCCGCGTTAAGGTCACGATGGCCGCCCCGACGTTCAACAAGGCCGACAACTCGTCCGGCTCGACCGTCCTCAGCGGCAACGGCACCCCCGGCGCCACCATCAACGTGAAGAACGCCGCCGGCGACATCATCGGCACCACCACCGTGGCCGCCGACGGCTCCTGGTCGGTCGACCTCGGCACCGACCTCTCCGACGGCGCCTCGGCCCTCACCATCAGCCAGTCGCTGAACGGCGAAACCTCGCCCGAGACCACTGTCGACGCCGCCGACCTGCCGGTCATCAACGCGGCCATCGCCGGCGGCGCCGGCCTCGCCGCCCTCCTTGGCGCCGGCGCGTTCCTGCTCCGCCGCCGCATGGCCTGA